One segment of Brassica napus cultivar Da-Ae chromosome C3, Da-Ae, whole genome shotgun sequence DNA contains the following:
- the LOC106348221 gene encoding NEP1-interacting protein 2 isoform X2 has protein sequence MAFQSGFYPLSTTPSPTNVVERMKGACHLLVSAVLGTIISANLIFFFALVGTLLGAFTGALIGQETESGFIRGAEIGAFYGAVLSIEHDVVVSLLSGRLVRERIGPAIRQRISLLEIGGSTLTITGNNNTHGSENGESCSICLQDYQLGEIVRILPNCRHMFHLPCIDSWFLEHRSCPLCRRDF, from the exons ATGGCGTTCCAATCTGGGTTTTATCCTCTCTCGACGACTCCTTCTCCTACCAATGTCGTCGAACGGATGAAAGGCGCTTGTCATCTCCTCGTCTCCGCTGTTCTTGGTACCATTATCTCCGCAaacttgatcttcttcttcgcaCTAG TGGGCACGTTGTTAGGGGCATTTACGGGAGCTTTGATAGGCCAAGAAACAGAGAGTGGGTTCATCAGGGGAGCAGAGATTGGAGCCTTTTATGGAGCTGTTCTCTCCATCGAG catgATGTCGTTGTTAGTCTTCTAAGCGGGAGACTCGTACGGGAGCGCATAGGTCCTGCTATACGGCAGCGTATAAGTCTACTCGAGATAGGAGGCTCAACGTTGACAATCACTGGCAACAATAACACCCATGGTTCTGAGAACGGAGAATCCTGTTCCATTTGTCTTCAG GATTACCAACTTGGTGAAATAGTTAGAATCTTGCCTAATTGTCGTCACATGTTTCATTTACCTTGTATTGACAGTTGGTTCCTTGAGCACCGTTCTTGTCCATTATGTAGACGTGACttttaa
- the LOC106348221 gene encoding NEP1-interacting protein 2 isoform X1 yields MAFQSGFYPLSTTPSPTNVVERMKGACHLLVSAVLGTIISANLIFFFALVGTLLGAFTGALIGQETESGFIRGAEIGAFYGAVLSIEVFQSSIHLWRSDESCLVYLHDVVVSLLSGRLVRERIGPAIRQRISLLEIGGSTLTITGNNNTHGSENGESCSICLQDYQLGEIVRILPNCRHMFHLPCIDSWFLEHRSCPLCRRDF; encoded by the exons ATGGCGTTCCAATCTGGGTTTTATCCTCTCTCGACGACTCCTTCTCCTACCAATGTCGTCGAACGGATGAAAGGCGCTTGTCATCTCCTCGTCTCCGCTGTTCTTGGTACCATTATCTCCGCAaacttgatcttcttcttcgcaCTAG TGGGCACGTTGTTAGGGGCATTTACGGGAGCTTTGATAGGCCAAGAAACAGAGAGTGGGTTCATCAGGGGAGCAGAGATTGGAGCCTTTTATGGAGCTGTTCTCTCCATCGAGGTTTTTCAATCATCGATCCATCTTTGGAGATCCGACGAGTCGTGCCTTGTCTACTTG catgATGTCGTTGTTAGTCTTCTAAGCGGGAGACTCGTACGGGAGCGCATAGGTCCTGCTATACGGCAGCGTATAAGTCTACTCGAGATAGGAGGCTCAACGTTGACAATCACTGGCAACAATAACACCCATGGTTCTGAGAACGGAGAATCCTGTTCCATTTGTCTTCAG GATTACCAACTTGGTGAAATAGTTAGAATCTTGCCTAATTGTCGTCACATGTTTCATTTACCTTGTATTGACAGTTGGTTCCTTGAGCACCGTTCTTGTCCATTATGTAGACGTGACttttaa
- the LOC125583751 gene encoding F-box/LRR-repeat protein At3g58930-like, with the protein MDRIGSLPDEVLSHILSFLTTKEAALTSILSKRWRNLFTLVPNLDIDDSVFLIPEEGKRERDGILRSFMDFVDRVLALQGDTPINKFSLKCKTGIDTDRVNLWIFNVLQRGVTSLELVLDFPRIGDDDFMYLLPDEMFVSSTLVELSLRSEFGVDWWQGGTNTFLPMLKTLTFESTWILLCDDLQEFLSGFPVLEEFYMAEIEWPQSDQSVSSESLSRLTIYAGGFEDFWNPKNISFDTPSLVYLEYSDFVAGDYPKVNLPNLAEAVLILKVTRDQVDLIRAPDDEDDVSLRLGNVWKLISGLRNVNKLFFSAETLEVLSLCCESMPVFNNLKSLHIICDADLGWQAMPALLRNCPHLETLILKGLLHHVTDKCGDACDCITREDKGRSLSSCPVKKLQIRGFGGTVREKEMIRHFLESFPCLDEMEVYAAGQNNDDDPTNVEVNRIYKIIAYKVHAEEISTDTVLQSESMSQTQMEEISSQFTPRNNRNKYDFVYILHGSPPPPPPPQSEDYLKEQLDAAKTKLAELNEEYKERQRVHDANEEYKERQRVHDAMFDRIVEQYPMIASALKARQAATDSEGSEASNDQEKKRDVEALLEIMADLYPDFASALRAMRGTDLERGEPSRDQGEMAKLDQPTSTAMAADLLPRDGH; encoded by the exons ATGGATCGTATCGGAAGTCTCCCTGACGAGGTTCTTTCTCATATACTGTCTTTCCTCACAACAAAGGAAGCTGCTTTAACCTCGATTCTCTCCAAAAGATGGCGCAATCTCTTCACACTCGTCCCTAACCTCGACATTGACGACTCTGTGTTTCTTATTCCCGAAGAGGGTAAGCGAGAAAGAGACGGGATCCTTCGAAGCTTCATGGATTTCGTGGATAGGGTTCTAGCTTTGCAAGGTGATACCCCCATCAATAAATTCTCCTTGAAATGCAAAACTGGTATCGACACAGATCGTGTGAATCTTTGGATATTTAATGTCCTCCAACGTGGCGTTACAAGCCTTGAACTTGTCCTAGATTTTCCTAGAATCGGTGATGACGATTTTATGTATTTACTGCCTGATGAGATGTTTGTTAGTAGCACACTGGTGGAGTTGAGTTTAAGAAGCGAGTTCGGTGTTGATTGGTGGCAAGGAGGTACAAACACTTTCTTACCAATGCTCAAGACTCTCACCTTCGAATCTACGTGGATTCTGTTGTGCGATGATCTTCAGGAGTTTCTCTCTGGTTTCCCTGTTCTTGAGGAGTTCTACATGGCTGAGATTGAGTGGCCTCAGTCGGACCAATCCGTGTCGAGTGAAAGCCTTAGTAGGTTAACTATCTATGCCGGCGGTTTCGAAGACTTTTGGAATCCGAAAAACATTTCTTTTGATACTCCCAGTCTCGTTTACCTTGAGTATTCTGATTTTGTTGCCGGGGATTATCCGAAAGTTAACTTGCCCAATCTAGCTGAGGCTGTACTCATCCTTAAGGTAACTAGGGATCAGGTTGATTTAATACGAGCACCAGATGACGAAGATGATGTTTCTCTACGTCTTGGAAATGTTTGGAAGCTCATAAGTGGCTTAAGAAATGTTAATAAGCTTTTCTTTTCTGCTGAGACTCTTGAG gtaCTTTCTCTATGCTGTGAGTCGATGCCGGTGTTCAACAACCTCAAATCTCTACATATTATTTGTGATGCGGATCTGGGATGGCAAGCGATGCCGGCTCTCTTAAGGAACTGTCCACATTTAGAAACTCTAATCctcaag GGTCTCTTACACCATGTGACTGACAAGTGCGGGGATGCTTGCGACTGTATAACTCGGGAGGACAAAGGTCGTTCACTTTCATCATGTCCAGTGAAGAAGTTGCAGATCAGAGGGTTTGGAGGAACagttagagagaaagaaatgaTAAGGCATTTCTTGGAGTCTTTCCCATGTTTGGATGAGATGGAAGTATATGCCGCAGGCCAGAATAATGATGATGATCCTACAAACGTGGAAgtaaatagaatttataaaatcattgcATACAAGGTCCACGCGGAGGAGATTTCTACTGATACTGTGCTACAGTCTGAGAGTATGTCCCAAACCCAGATGGAGGAGATCTCCTCTCag TTTACACCCCGCAATAACAGAAATAAGTACGATTTTGTTTACATCTTGCATggatctcctcctcctcctcctccacctcaGTCTGAGGACTATCTTAAAGAGCAGCTTGATGCTGCTAAGACCAAACTTGCAGAACTTAATGAGGAATATAAGGAAAGGCAACGAGTCCATGATGCTAATGAGGAATATAAGGAAAGGCAACGAGTCCATGATGCTATGTTTGATAGAATTGTTGAGCAGTACCCGATGATAGCATCGGCATTGAAGGCTCGACAAGCTGCAACAGACTCAGAGGGGTCAGAGGCGTCTAACGATCAGGAGAAGAAGCGGGACGTCGAGGCTCTGTTGGAAATCATGGCGGACCTGTATCCAGATTTTGCATCAGCGCTGAGGGCTATGCGTGGGACTGACTTAGAGCGAGGGGAGCCGTCGAGAGATCAGGGGGAGATGGCCAAGCTCGACCAACCTACGTCCACAGCTATGGCAGCAGATCTTTTACCACGAGACGGACACTAG